From Pelmatolapia mariae isolate MD_Pm_ZW linkage group LG22, Pm_UMD_F_2, whole genome shotgun sequence, a single genomic window includes:
- the LOC135932402 gene encoding digestive cysteine proteinase 2-like encodes MQLWYIAAIFLCAVAGTEAKAVHSLPDFGKSYHVKGIIFLPYAEIEEPFEAWLDLTAKSSRIDYYHGQVSTYQLASEQQYGTAYKISPETTEEELNVMKCFQINGTKDEAVTPQAALPDVQGFQFLRVEYYRGSLCEVWQNVTTVGYKKNTYTLWVTHSERGADGGKDTPIPIHYEMMGYNTLLGSHYDKYLVEYKEFSTEVNPKVFLLPEGMSCGGFPGPGVEHHMLANPMKDLIHTSASGQSQRMFSHFKDKFQRQYNDEREHEKREHAFVLNLRYIHSKNRAGMSFSLALNSLSDRTMSELATMRGRKRGKTPNRGLPFPFKAYERVNLPESLDWRLYGAVTPVKDQAICGSCWSFATTGAVEGALFLKTGSLQVLSQQMLIDCSWGFGNNGCDGGEEWRAYEWIMKHGGIATMETYGAYMGMNGFCHVNSSELTARIQSYTNVTSGDQLALKQALFKNGPVAVSIDASHRSFVFYSHGVYYEPACGNTVDDLDHAVLAVGYGTLNGEPYWLIKNSWSTYWGNDGYILMSMKDNNCGVATDATYVTLA; translated from the exons atgcagctttgGTAcattgcagctatttttttgtGCGCTGTCGCTG GTACAGAGGCAAAGGCAGTACATAGCCTTCCTGATTTTGGAAAGAGCTATCACGTCAAAG GAATCATCTTTCTGCCCTATGCTGAAATTGAGGAACCATTTGAGGCCTGGTTAGACCTAACAGCAAAATCAAGCCGAATAGACTACTACCACG GCCAGGTTTCGACTTACCAGTTAGCTTCAGAGCAGCAGTATGGCACTGCCTATAAGATCTCGCCTGAGACCACTGAAGAGGAGCTAAATGTGATGAAGTGCTTCCAGATTAACGGAACAAAGGACGAAGCAGTCACACCGCAGGCTGCGCTCCCCGATGTGCAGGGCTTCcag TTCCTGAGGGTGGAGTACTACAGAGGTTCCCTGTGTGAAGTCTGGCAGAATGTGACCACTGTGGGTTACAAGAAGAACACGTACACACTGTGGGTGACACATTCAGAGCGAGGTGCAGATGGAGGAAAAGACACCCCCATTCCCATTCACTATGAGATGATGGGATACAACACTCTGCTGGGGTCCCATTATGACAAGTACTTGGTGGAATACAAGGAGTTCAGCACTGAGGTGAACCCCAAAGTCTTCCTGCTGCCTGAAG GCATGAGTTGTGGCGGGTTTCCGGGTCCTGGAGTGGAGCACCACATGTTGGCCAATCCAATGAAAGATCTCATCCACACCTCAGCGTCAGGCCAGTCACAGCGCATGTTCAGCCATTTCAAGGACAAGTTCCAGCGGCAGTACAACGATGAAAGGGAGCACGAGAAGAGAGAGCATGCTTTTGTTCTTAACCTACG GTACATTCACTCTAAGAACAGAGCGGGCATGTCTTTCTCTCTGGCTCTGAACTCTCTGTCAGATCGCACCATGTCTGAGCTGGCAACCATGAGGGGAAGAAAAAGGGGAAAGACCCCAAACAGAGGGCTCCCCTTCCCCTTCAAAGCTTACGAAAGAGTAAATCTTCCCGAGTCACTCGACTGGAGGCTTTATG GCGCCGTGACCCCAGTAAAGGACCAGGCCATCTGTGGCTCCTGCTGGAGCTTTGCCACCACTGGAGCAGTAGAGGGCGCTCTCTTCTTAAAG ACGGGCTCCCTGCAGGTTCTGTCTCAGCAGATGCTGATCGACTGCTCCTGGGGTTTCGGTAATAACGGCTGCGATGGCGGGGAGGAGTGGAGAGCGTACGAGTGGATCATGAAGCACGGAGGCATCGCCACAATGGAAACATATGGCGCCTACATGGGAATG AACGGATTTTGCCACGTGAACTCATCCGAGCTCACCGCACGTATCCAGAGCTACACGAACGTCACGTCTGGCGATCAGCTGGCCCTCAAGCAAGCGCTCTTCAAAAACGGCCCCGTAGCCGTGAGTATCGACGCATCACACCGCTCGTTTGTTTTCTACAGCCACGGCGTCTACTACGAACCTGCTTGTg GGAACACTGTGGATGATCTGGACCATGCTGTGCTTGCAGTGGGATATGGCACCCTGAATGGAGAGCCATACTGGCTCATCAAGAACTCTTGGTCCACATACTGGGGCAATGATGGCTACATCCTCATGTCTATGAAGGACAACAACTGTGGTGTTGCCACTGATGCTACATATGTTACACTGGCATAG
- the LOC134623164 gene encoding solute carrier family 22 member 13, with the protein MNFDQILSAIGGFGRYQKILYIWICLPQILLAFHMLVSIFTGATPPHQCREGSSPAAGNQSLYSATLNFSLSNSSCFSQDVVLLGNGTQRVPCGDGWVYSRETFESTIVTEWDLVCSKAVFNNIGSSIYMFGLLVGSVVFGAMADRYGRRFVLLLSLALQTVFGVAVAFAPNFPVYVILRFVVGTTISGVIINAFVLGTEWTCTKRRMLAGIITDYAYGLGYMLLAGVAYLIRDWRKLQLAISAPGFLLSFYIWVLPHSARWLLANNRREEAIALLRKAALVNGRVLPPTVQVEKCEISVEGKRSHSAVDLVRTPQMRKRSLILFYVWFVNVLVYYGLSLGVSRLGTDLYLTQFVFGLVEIPARSLVLVLLPFSRRLTQSGFLAIGGLACLLMLAVPADHPNLLSGLAMVGKFGIAASFAVIYVYTAEIFPTVLRQTGIGVSCMFARMGGVLAPIINMLHNHSPATPLAIFGISPLLGAVLALALPETADRPLPDTVEDAENWDVRTPPTEENPEMHEDDSQSGRSTEKLELCNLASHT; encoded by the exons ATGAATTTCGATCAGATCCTCTCTGCCATTGGAGGCTTTGGCAGATACCAGAAAATTCTCTACATATGGATATGTCTACCTCAGATCCTCCTCGCCTTCCACATGCTGGTGAGCATCTTCACCGGAGCCACGCCGCCTCATCAGTGCCGCGAGGGCTCGAGTCCAGCAGCGGGGAATCAGTCCCTGTATTCAGCCACCCTGAACTTCAGCCTCTCCAACTCCTCCTGCTTCTCCCAGGATGTCGTGCTGCTGGGCAACGGCACTCAGCGCGTACCGTGCGGTGACGGATGGGTCTATAGCAGGGAGACTTTTGAGAGCACCATCGTCACCGAG TGGGACCTGGTGTGCAGCAAAGCTGTGTTCAACAACATTGGATCATCTATCTACATGTTTGGCCTGCTGGTGGGATCGGTGGTGTTTGGAGCCATGGCTGACAG GTATGGCCGACGTTTCGTCCTGCTGCTGTCCCTCGCTCTCCAGACTGTGTTCGGTGTCGCTGTGGCTTTTGCACCCAACTTCCCAGTCTATGTGATTCTTCGCTTTGTAGTTGGCACAACAATATCTGGTGTCATCATCAATGCTTTTGTACTTG GTACTGAGTGGACATGCACCAAGAGACGCATGCTGGCTGGTATCATCACCGACTATGCCTATGGCCTGGGTTATATGCTGCTAGCAGGAGTAGCATATCTTATAAGAGACTGGAGAAAGCTGCAACTAGCAATATCAGCCCCGGGCTTCCTGCTTAGCTTCTATATATG GGTGCTTCCCCATTCTGCCAGATGGTTGTTGGCCAACaacaggagagaggaggccatcGCTCTCCTTCGCAAGGCAGCGCTGGTTAATGGTCGTGTCTTACCTCCCACcgtacag GTTGAGAAGTGTGAGATATCGGTCGAGGGGAAGAGAAGTCACTCGGCTGTCGATCTGGTACGCACGCCTCAGATGAGGAAAAGATCTCTGATCTTGTTCTATGTTTG GTTTGTGAATGTGCTGGTCTATTACGGTCTCTCACTGGGCGTGTCCAGGTTGGGGACAGACCTCTACCTGACCCAGTTTGTGTTCGGGCTGGTTGAGATCCCAGCTCGTTCTCTGGTCCTCGTCTTGCTGCCCTTCAGCCGCCGTCTCACTCAGAGTGGCTTTCTGGCAATCGGAGGCCTCGCCTGTCTGCTCATGCTTGCGGTGCCTGCAG ATCATCCTAATCTCCTGAGTGGTCTCGCCATGGTAGGGAAGTTTGGCATAGCGGCGTCGTTTGCTGTGATCTATGTCTACACTGCTGAGATATTCCCCACGGTGCTTCG GCAAACAGGAATAGGCGTATCCTGTATGTTTGCAAGGATGGGTGGTGTGCTGGCACCCATTATCAACATGCTGCATAACCACAGCCCGGCCACACCCCTCGCCATCTTCGGCATCTCCCCGCTTCTGGGAGCTGTCCTAGCCCTGGCCCTTCCTGAAACTGCCGACAGACCTCTTCCAGACACAGTGGAGGATGCAGAGAACTGGGATGTTAG GACACCTCCAACCGAGGAAAACCCAGAGATGCATGAAGATGatagccaatcaggacgcagcaCAGAGAAGCTGGAGTTATGCAATCTGGCAAGCCACACCTAA